A portion of the Blastochloris tepida genome contains these proteins:
- the hisB gene encoding imidazoleglycerol-phosphate dehydratase HisB, giving the protein MRTAAIERTTRETRIRIELDLDGTGASQIATGVGFLDHMLDQVARHGRIDLAIAAEGDLHIDDHHTVEDVGIALGQAVKKALGDMAGIGRYADVHLPMDEALTRVVIDISGRPMLVWRTVFPTAKIGSFDTELVREFFQAFATHAALTLHVETLYGDNAHHIAESCFKALARALKVAVAVDPSLGGAVPSTKGRLGD; this is encoded by the coding sequence ATGCGCACCGCCGCTATCGAGCGCACGACGCGCGAAACCAGGATCAGGATCGAGCTTGACCTCGACGGCACCGGCGCGTCGCAGATCGCGACCGGCGTCGGCTTCCTCGATCACATGCTGGACCAGGTGGCCCGCCACGGCCGCATCGACCTCGCCATCGCCGCCGAGGGCGACCTGCACATCGACGACCACCACACCGTCGAGGATGTCGGCATCGCGCTGGGTCAGGCGGTGAAGAAGGCGCTGGGCGACATGGCCGGCATCGGCCGCTACGCCGACGTCCACCTGCCGATGGACGAGGCGCTGACCCGGGTGGTCATCGACATTTCCGGCCGGCCGATGCTGGTGTGGCGCACCGTATTTCCCACCGCCAAGATCGGCAGTTTCGACACCGAGCTGGTGCGGGAGTTCTTCCAGGCCTTCGCCACCCACGCTGCGCTGACGCTGCACGTCGAGACGCTCTATGGCGACAACGCCCATCACATTGCCGAGAGCTGCTTCAAGGCGCTGGCCCGGGCGCTGAAGGTGGCGGTGGCGGTGGATCCGTCGCTGGGCGGCGCCGTGCCCTCGACCAAGGGGCGGCTCGGGGATTGA
- the hslV gene encoding ATP-dependent protease subunit HslV has translation MSEHNAVPVWHGTTILTVRKGGMVAVGGDGQVSLGQTVIKANARKVRRIGKGDVIGGFAGATADAFTLFERLEAKLDQYPGQLVRACVELAKDWRTDRYLRRLEAMMIVADREATLVLSGTGDVLEPENGVMGIGSGGNYALAAARALVDTELSAEAIVKKSLGIAADICVYTNREIVVETLDGAR, from the coding sequence ATGAGCGAACACAACGCCGTGCCGGTGTGGCACGGCACCACCATCCTGACCGTCCGCAAGGGCGGGATGGTGGCCGTCGGCGGCGACGGCCAGGTCAGCCTGGGCCAGACCGTGATCAAGGCGAACGCCAGGAAGGTGCGCCGCATCGGCAAGGGCGATGTGATCGGCGGCTTCGCCGGGGCCACCGCCGACGCCTTCACTTTGTTCGAGCGGCTGGAGGCCAAGCTCGACCAGTATCCCGGCCAGCTGGTGCGGGCCTGCGTCGAGCTTGCCAAGGACTGGCGCACCGACCGCTATCTGCGCCGGCTGGAAGCGATGATGATCGTCGCCGACCGCGAGGCGACGCTGGTGCTGTCGGGCACCGGAGACGTGCTGGAGCCCGAAAACGGCGTCATGGGCATCGGCTCGGGCGGCAATTACGCCCTGGCCGCGGCCCGCGCTTTGGTCGACACCGAGCTTTCGGCCGAGGCGATCGTGAAGAAGTCGCTCGGCATCGCCGCCGACATCTGCGTCTATACGAACCGCGAGATCGTGGTGGAGACTCTCGATGGCGCCCGCTGA
- the hslU gene encoding ATP-dependent protease ATPase subunit HslU, whose product MKATFSPREIVSELDRFIVGQKDAKRAVAIALRNRWRRLQLDDKLREEVLPKNILMIGPTGVGKTEIARRLARLAGAPFLKVEATKFTEVGYVGRDVEQIVRDLLEVGISLVREEKRKAVQARAHIAAEDRVLDALVGPGATPSTRESFRRRLRSGELDDKEIEIEVQAGGAGMPMFDIPGMPGAQMGAVSLNDFFSRMTGRTRTRRTTVVEAYAPLLAEESDKMLDQDSIVQDAIRQVENNGIVFLDEIDKICAREGVRVGDVSREGVQRDLLPLIEGTTVSTKHGAVKTDHILFVASGAFHVAKPSDLLPELQGRLPIRVELSALTREDMKRILTEPEASLIKQTIALMATEGVTLVFTPDAIDAIADAAVSVNSAVENIGARRLQTVVERVLDEISFSAPDRSGETVTIDAPYVQAAVGDLAKNADLSRFIL is encoded by the coding sequence ATGAAAGCCACCTTCTCGCCCCGCGAGATCGTCTCCGAGCTCGACCGCTTCATCGTCGGCCAGAAGGACGCCAAGCGGGCGGTGGCGATCGCGCTGCGCAACCGCTGGCGGCGCCTGCAGCTCGACGACAAGCTGCGCGAGGAGGTGCTGCCCAAGAACATCCTGATGATCGGCCCGACCGGCGTCGGCAAGACCGAGATCGCCCGCCGCCTCGCGCGCCTCGCCGGTGCGCCGTTCCTCAAGGTCGAGGCGACCAAGTTCACCGAGGTCGGCTATGTCGGCCGCGACGTCGAGCAGATCGTGCGAGATCTTCTGGAGGTCGGCATCTCGCTGGTGCGCGAGGAGAAGCGCAAGGCGGTGCAGGCGCGCGCCCATATCGCCGCCGAGGACCGGGTTCTCGACGCCCTGGTCGGCCCCGGCGCCACCCCTTCCACCCGCGAATCCTTCCGCCGCCGGCTGCGCAGCGGCGAACTCGACGACAAGGAGATCGAGATCGAGGTGCAGGCGGGCGGCGCCGGCATGCCCATGTTCGACATCCCCGGCATGCCCGGCGCCCAGATGGGCGCGGTGTCGCTGAACGACTTCTTCTCGCGGATGACCGGACGCACCCGCACCCGCCGCACCACGGTGGTCGAAGCCTATGCGCCGCTCCTGGCCGAGGAATCCGACAAGATGCTCGACCAGGACAGCATCGTGCAGGACGCGATCCGGCAGGTGGAGAACAACGGCATCGTGTTCCTCGACGAGATCGACAAGATCTGCGCCCGCGAGGGGGTGCGGGTCGGCGACGTCTCGCGCGAAGGCGTGCAGCGCGACCTGCTGCCGCTGATCGAGGGCACCACCGTCTCCACCAAGCACGGCGCGGTGAAGACCGACCACATCCTGTTCGTCGCCTCGGGTGCCTTCCACGTCGCCAAGCCCTCGGACCTCCTGCCCGAGCTGCAGGGCCGCCTGCCGATCCGCGTCGAGCTGTCGGCGCTGACCCGCGAGGACATGAAGCGCATCCTCACCGAGCCCGAAGCCTCGCTGATCAAGCAGACCATCGCGCTGATGGCGACCGAGGGCGTGACGCTGGTGTTCACCCCCGACGCCATCGACGCGATCGCGGATGCCGCGGTCAGCGTCAATTCGGCGGTCGAGAACATCGGAGCGCGGCGGCTGCAGACGGTGGTCGAGCGGGTGCTGGACGAGATCAGCTTCTCGGCGCCGGACCGCTCGGGCGAGACGGTGACGATCGACGCGCCCTATGTGCAGGCCGCGGTGGGCGATCTCGCCAAGAACGCCGACCTGTCACGGTTCATTCTTTGA
- a CDS encoding peptide chain release factor 3, whose protein sequence is MAAETRSPAATRRTFAIISHPDAGKTTLTEKLLLFGGAIQMAGHVRARGQNRRTRSDWLEIERARGISVSSSVMTFERDGITFNLLDTPGHADFSEDTYRTLSAVDAAVMVIDAAKGIESQTRKLFEVCRLRDIPIVTFINKIDREGQDPLALLDEISSGLALDLTLWTWPIGMGVDFRGLYDIRGKRLMMPREVRTDPCGRSVEVKEPGEVIEIPEVESRIAGPALEEMALCLEDLPKFDRASFLEGHLSPVIFGSALRDFGVGELLDFLAQHGPGALPRAANVRTVEPDEPAVSGFVFKVQSNMDRNHRDRVAFVRLCSGRFRAGMKLYHVREKRPVAINAPMFFFAQQRETADEAYPGDIIGIPNHGLLRVGDTLTEGEAFHFEGIPNFAPEVLRRVIFSDSLRAKQLHKALSDMAEEGVAQIFRPVNGAWPILGAVGTLQLEVLASRLDQEYGLPIKLENAPYEMARWVKSEKPEELKRFVEANRSNIAEDKDEALTFLAKNAWTLNRTMEEWPDIRFLAVRERN, encoded by the coding sequence ATGGCTGCCGAAACGAGATCGCCCGCGGCGACGCGCCGGACCTTCGCCATCATCTCGCACCCGGACGCCGGCAAGACCACGCTGACCGAGAAGCTCTTGCTGTTCGGCGGCGCCATCCAGATGGCCGGCCACGTGCGCGCCCGCGGCCAGAACCGCCGCACCCGCTCGGACTGGCTGGAGATCGAGCGCGCCCGCGGCATCTCGGTGTCGTCGTCGGTGATGACGTTCGAGCGCGACGGCATCACCTTCAACCTGCTCGACACCCCCGGCCACGCCGACTTCTCCGAGGACACCTATCGCACGCTCTCGGCGGTGGACGCCGCGGTGATGGTGATCGACGCCGCCAAGGGCATCGAGAGCCAGACGCGCAAGCTGTTCGAGGTCTGCCGGCTGCGCGACATCCCGATCGTCACCTTCATCAACAAGATCGACCGCGAGGGCCAGGACCCGCTCGCTCTGCTCGACGAGATCTCGTCCGGCCTCGCGCTCGACCTGACGCTGTGGACGTGGCCGATCGGCATGGGAGTCGATTTCCGCGGCCTCTACGACATCCGCGGCAAGCGGCTGATGATGCCCCGTGAGGTGCGCACCGACCCGTGCGGCCGCTCGGTCGAGGTCAAGGAGCCCGGAGAGGTCATCGAGATCCCGGAGGTCGAGAGCCGCATCGCCGGCCCGGCGCTGGAGGAGATGGCGCTGTGCCTGGAGGATCTGCCGAAGTTCGACCGCGCGTCGTTCCTGGAAGGACACCTGTCGCCGGTGATCTTCGGCAGCGCGCTCCGGGACTTCGGCGTCGGCGAGCTGCTCGATTTCCTGGCGCAGCATGGCCCGGGCGCCCTGCCGCGCGCCGCCAATGTACGGACGGTCGAGCCGGACGAGCCCGCCGTCAGCGGCTTCGTCTTCAAGGTCCAGTCCAATATGGACCGCAACCACCGCGACCGCGTCGCCTTCGTCCGCCTGTGCTCAGGCCGCTTCAGGGCCGGCATGAAGCTCTACCACGTGCGCGAGAAGCGGCCGGTTGCCATCAACGCGCCGATGTTCTTCTTCGCCCAGCAGCGCGAGACCGCCGACGAGGCCTATCCCGGCGACATCATCGGCATCCCCAACCACGGCCTGCTCCGGGTCGGCGACACGCTGACCGAGGGCGAGGCGTTCCATTTCGAGGGCATCCCGAACTTCGCGCCCGAGGTGCTGCGCCGGGTGATCTTCTCCGACTCGTTGCGCGCCAAGCAGCTGCACAAGGCGCTGTCGGACATGGCCGAGGAGGGGGTCGCCCAGATCTTCCGGCCGGTGAACGGCGCCTGGCCGATCCTCGGCGCGGTCGGCACGCTGCAGCTCGAAGTGCTGGCCTCGCGGCTCGACCAGGAATACGGCCTGCCGATCAAGCTGGAGAACGCGCCCTACGAGATGGCGCGCTGGGTGAAGAGCGAGAAGCCTGAAGAACTCAAGCGCTTCGTCGAGGCCAACCGCTCCAACATCGCCGAGGACAAGGACGAGGCGCTGACCTTCCTCGCCAAGAACGCCTGGACGCTCAACCGCACCATGGAGGAGTGGCCGGACATCCGCTTCCTCGCGGTGCGCGAGCGCAACTGA
- a CDS encoding Smr/MutS family protein: protein MSPRRPRGPLTDADRALWEHVIRDIKPLRGRKVRRRPVAEPEIASESSAEAPDAGQPAVRPAARPGRAVPKAAPSPEPARKPAPPLAPLERRTRLRLVRGVVEIDARIDLHGLTRREAHDRLARFLLQAQAHGARIVLVITGKGAPGAVSHFGHERGVLRREVPLWMGSAELRPLVVGFETAHVVHGGEGALYVRVRRRV, encoded by the coding sequence ATGAGCCCGCGGCGCCCCCGCGGTCCGCTCACCGACGCCGACCGCGCGCTGTGGGAGCACGTCATCCGCGACATCAAGCCGTTGCGCGGCCGCAAGGTGCGCCGCCGGCCGGTCGCCGAGCCGGAAATCGCATCTGAATCCAGCGCCGAAGCGCCGGACGCCGGCCAGCCTGCCGTGCGTCCGGCGGCCCGCCCCGGCCGGGCGGTCCCCAAGGCGGCTCCCTCGCCCGAACCGGCCCGCAAGCCCGCCCCGCCACTGGCGCCGCTGGAACGGCGCACCCGGCTGCGGCTGGTGCGCGGCGTGGTCGAGATCGATGCGCGAATCGACCTGCACGGACTCACCCGCCGCGAGGCGCACGACCGGCTCGCCCGCTTCCTGCTCCAGGCCCAGGCGCACGGCGCCCGCATCGTGCTGGTGATCACCGGCAAGGGCGCGCCCGGCGCCGTGTCCCATTTCGGTCACGAGCGCGGGGTGCTGCGCCGCGAGGTGCCGCTGTGGATGGGCTCGGCCGAGCTCAGGCCGCTGGTGGTGGGGTTCGAGACCGCCCACGTCGTCCATGGCGGCGAGGGCGCGCTTTATGTGCGGGTGCGGCGGCGGGTGTGA